In a genomic window of Bemisia tabaci chromosome 1, PGI_BMITA_v3:
- the LOC140226049 gene encoding uncharacterized protein isoform X2, whose amino-acid sequence MTQEKRAPTVTWPSHEVLSQSEILRIPEDVEEEANSDRDPVPDPAEEDAAANAWAEIRRQLLLIGEIDILKDINRKLTARNSSESSKDDGSSSEVQPEPEPRPSCSKGTFPAPGTPNESAKRPTLLLEPEPLPST is encoded by the exons GAGAAAAGAGCCCCCACCGTGACTTGGCCTTCCCATGAAGTACTATCACAATCGGAAATCTTGAGAATCCCAGAGGATGTTGAGGAGGAAGCAAACAGCGATAGGGATCCTGTTCCCGATCCAGCCGAAGAGGATGCAGCCGCCAATGCATGGGCGGAAATACGGAGGCAGCTACTCTTGATTGGAGAAATCGACATTCTCAAAGATATT AACCGGAAGCTGACCGCTCGTAACTCTTCTGAGAGCAGCAAAGATGACGGATCGTCATCTGAGGTACAACCAGAACCCGAGCCCCGACCTAGTTGCTCCAAAGGAACATTTCCTGCACCTGGGACGCCTAATGAGTCGGCAAAACGCCCGACACTCCTCTTGGAACCAGAACCTCTACCGAGCACATAG
- the LOC140226049 gene encoding uncharacterized protein isoform X1, with the protein MEHAKKMILVPSETVERLQQTPVSNDPLHELHKELSRILATHDLNDSDKWAKYQQVLERSLRFAEQRQKPLKLVIDAFEDQSSTSSSESLQSNEKPSTPTPEREDRGESSSDDILNTLPKTFRNKGSVLLKRLQKNDRIKWGRDGKVKIEGKAIEGSNIADLVNDAMRNRKNSRIPTGHREFYSVLAKMNVPQELIGNPERWELIRNFASQELSPDSPAYAALWPPTPVKRSRSAETPKVGAVRKKLSWEKFLV; encoded by the coding sequence ATGGAACACGCTAAAAAAATGATCTTGGTACCCTCTGAAACAGTTGAAAGACTGCAACAAACGCCCGTTTCGAACGATCCTCTGCACGAGTTGCACAAGGAGCTATCACGCATTCTTGCCACACATGACTTAAACGATTCGGATAAGTGGGCTAAGTATCAGCAGGTGTTGGAGCGTAGTTTGAGGTTTGCTGAGCAAAGACAGAAACCCTTGAAGCTGGTAATCGATGCCTTCGAGGATCAATCATCAACATCATCATCGGAAAGTTTGCAGTCCAACGAAAAACCTTCAACTCCAACACCTGAGCGAGAGGATCGAGGAGAATCATCGTCTGATGATATTTTGAACACACTTCCAAAAACTTTCAGGAATAAGGGTAGTGTTTTATTAAAAAGATTACAGAAAAATGACAGGATTAAGTGGGGTAGAGATGGGAAAGTTAAGATCGAGGGTAAAGCAATCGAGGGGTCTAATATTGCAGATCTAGTGAACGATGCAATGCGCAATCGAAAAAACTCACGTATACCTACGGGTCATCGTGAATTTTACTCGGTTTTAGCTAAAATGAATGTACCACAAGAATTAATAGGTAATCCAGAGCGTTGGGAGCTCATTCGTAATTTTGCCTCGCAGGAGTTGAGTCCTGATTCTCCTGCGTACGCTGCACTTTGGCCTCCTACGCCTGTAAAGCGATCAAGGAGTGCAGAGACTCCTAAAGTGGGTGCTGTTCGTAAGAAACTGAGTTGGGAAAAATTCTTAGTGTGA
- the LOC140226049 gene encoding uncharacterized protein isoform X3, with amino-acid sequence MTQEKRAPTVTWPSHEVLSQSEILRIPEDVEEEANSDRDPVPDPAEEDAAANAWAEIRRQLLLIGEIDILKDIPEPEADRS; translated from the exons GAGAAAAGAGCCCCCACCGTGACTTGGCCTTCCCATGAAGTACTATCACAATCGGAAATCTTGAGAATCCCAGAGGATGTTGAGGAGGAAGCAAACAGCGATAGGGATCCTGTTCCCGATCCAGCCGAAGAGGATGCAGCCGCCAATGCATGGGCGGAAATACGGAGGCAGCTACTCTTGATTGGAGAAATCGACATTCTCAAAGATATT CCAGAACCGGAAGCTGACCGCTCGTAA